A region from the Bacteroidota bacterium genome encodes:
- a CDS encoding S-adenosylmethionine:tRNA ribosyltransferase-isomerase yields the protein MTKHIADLRIEPFRYDLPDERIARYPLSERDESKLLVYRSGEIWEDTYRNIAAHIPTDSLLVFNNTKVIHARLFFPTATGAQVEVFCLEPAGEQIDMASAMVKKESTRWNCLIGRASKWKEKVLVMKTDTFTMQAEIVERNSDAFVVEFRWTPIHFTFAEILDRAGVMPIPPYLKRSADQTDQTRYQTVFAEYEGSVAAPTAGLHFTPRVFESFAQKNIQTTFLTLHVGAGTFKPVTAETIGAHEMHAEVICLSRATIQQIKDALERPMIPVGTTSLRTLESLYWMGVKAKLNPSLSEQEIEISQWEVYKSLPDDISASDALDALLLWMKTKGLETLLCKTQILIAPGYTLKIATALITNFHQPSSTLLLLVAAIAGGDWKKIYDYALTHDFRFLSYGDGSLIFARK from the coding sequence ATGACCAAGCACATAGCCGACCTTCGCATTGAGCCATTCCGCTACGATTTACCAGATGAGCGCATTGCACGCTACCCACTGTCCGAACGAGATGAAAGTAAATTGCTGGTTTACCGTTCTGGAGAAATCTGGGAAGATACTTACCGAAATATTGCTGCGCACATCCCCACAGATTCACTTCTGGTTTTCAATAACACCAAAGTCATTCATGCCCGCTTGTTCTTTCCAACTGCCACCGGAGCCCAAGTAGAAGTCTTCTGTCTGGAACCTGCCGGCGAACAAATAGACATGGCCTCTGCCATGGTAAAAAAGGAATCTACTCGATGGAATTGCCTGATTGGGCGAGCCAGCAAATGGAAAGAAAAAGTGTTGGTGATGAAGACCGATACCTTCACGATGCAGGCAGAAATTGTGGAAAGAAATTCTGATGCTTTCGTAGTTGAATTTCGTTGGACACCCATTCACTTTACCTTCGCTGAAATATTAGACCGTGCGGGTGTAATGCCTATTCCTCCTTATCTGAAACGAAGCGCCGACCAAACAGACCAGACTCGCTACCAGACCGTCTTTGCCGAATATGAAGGTTCTGTGGCTGCGCCAACAGCCGGTCTTCACTTCACGCCTCGTGTTTTTGAATCATTTGCTCAAAAAAATATTCAGACCACCTTTCTCACCTTACACGTTGGAGCGGGAACATTTAAACCGGTGACTGCTGAAACCATCGGAGCACATGAAATGCATGCAGAAGTGATCTGTTTGTCCAGAGCTACTATTCAGCAAATTAAAGATGCCTTGGAGCGACCGATGATTCCGGTGGGCACTACTTCGCTTCGCACTTTAGAGAGTTTATATTGGATGGGGGTGAAAGCCAAATTGAATCCATCTCTTTCTGAGCAGGAAATCGAAATCAGTCAATGGGAGGTTTATAAGTCACTGCCAGATGATATTTCTGCTTCTGATGCTCTGGATGCTTTACTTTTATGGATGAAAACAAAAGGGTTGGAAACCTTGCTTTGTAAAACGCAGATTCTTATCGCCCCCGGATACACATTGAAAATTGCGACGGCGCTCATCACTAACTTCCATCAACCTTCCTCCACCTTGTTGCTCTTAGTGGCGGCCATTGCCGGAGGGGATTGGAAGAAAATTTATGATTATGCGCTGACTCATGACTTTCGCTTTTTGAGCTATGGCGATGGGTCGCTGATTTTTGCGAGAAAATGA
- the mnmA gene encoding tRNA 2-thiouridine(34) synthase MnmA, whose protein sequence is MSKKGKVLVAMSGGIDSTVSAVMLHEQGYEVVGITMKTWDYATSGGSKKETGCCSLDSINDARQVAVDLGFSHFIIDIREEFGDYVINNFVDEYLAGRTPNPCVLCNTHIKWESLLKRADQMDCEFIATGHYAQLREVNGRQVISKGLDENKDQSYVLWGVSQPCLNRTIFPVGKFHKPAIRQMARDMGYEELSKKSESYEICFVPGNDYRGFLKRRIPELEKKVAGGTFVDVAGKVIGKHEGYPFYTVGQRKGLGNDGFGKRMFVTEIHPETNTVVLGEEKELDRDGMWVGKINLQKYDSIPVDMTSVTKVRYHHEGATATLNQIGDRIKAEFDTKVPGIAPGQSAVFYEENDVIGGGIILSNYNLNA, encoded by the coding sequence ATGAGTAAGAAGGGTAAGGTTTTGGTGGCGATGAGCGGCGGGATAGATTCGACAGTCAGCGCGGTGATGTTGCATGAGCAGGGCTATGAGGTGGTGGGCATCACAATGAAAACTTGGGATTATGCCACTTCGGGTGGTTCAAAAAAGGAAACCGGTTGCTGTTCGCTCGATTCGATTAACGATGCGCGACAGGTGGCGGTGGATTTGGGGTTTAGTCATTTTATTATTGACATCCGCGAGGAGTTTGGTGATTATGTCATCAATAACTTTGTGGATGAATATCTAGCGGGAAGAACTCCTAATCCCTGTGTGTTGTGTAACACACATATCAAATGGGAGTCCCTGTTGAAGCGCGCCGACCAGATGGACTGCGAATTTATCGCCACCGGTCACTATGCCCAACTGCGCGAGGTGAACGGAAGGCAGGTGATTTCAAAAGGTTTGGATGAGAACAAAGACCAAAGCTATGTACTTTGGGGCGTGAGTCAACCCTGCCTGAACCGAACTATTTTTCCAGTAGGGAAATTTCATAAACCAGCCATTCGCCAAATGGCGCGAGATATGGGTTATGAAGAACTGTCAAAGAAAAGTGAGAGCTATGAAATCTGTTTTGTACCGGGTAATGATTATCGCGGTTTCCTGAAACGGCGCATACCGGAACTGGAGAAGAAGGTGGCTGGAGGAACTTTTGTAGATGTAGCAGGAAAGGTGATCGGCAAGCATGAGGGGTATCCGTTTTATACCGTCGGACAGCGAAAGGGTTTGGGCAATGATGGCTTTGGCAAAAGAATGTTTGTGACAGAAATTCATCCCGAAACAAACACGGTGGTGTTGGGGGAGGAAAAAGAATTGGATCGCGACGGTATGTGGGTGGGAAAAATAAATCTCCAGAAATATGATTCGATCCCGGTAGATATGACTTCGGTTACCAAGGTGCGCTATCATCACGAAGGAGCCACCGCCACGCTGAATCAAATCGGGGACCGTATCAAAGCAGAGTTCGATACCAAGGTGCCGGGCATCGCTCCAGGGCAAAGCGCCGTCTTCTATGAAGAAAATGATGTGATTGGCGGAGGAATTATTTTATCAAACTATAACTTGAATGCGTAA
- a CDS encoding S8 family peptidase — MMRWSTILCLFLQASLALSAQSDFYWIKFKDKASSPFQIGNPTQFLSQKSIERRNKQAIPISENDLPVSQAYIDSISPFIHQLVHRLKWFNMVVVKVGQNDYLDSIRQFSFVDSLAPIWFVPSRSVDMKDKFESVEPVDQNNVDSGLYGIAYNQIRMLNADLLHQLGYRGQGITVAMMDNGFVRADSIAGFDSIRPRIHQTWNFVRNQMNVYTDGGHGTNTFSCIAGNVPGHFLGTAPDADFFLYETEDIDDEWVMEEYNWAAAAEMADSSGADILSTSLGYTTFRSGAGDHTYADLTGDYTLITRASNMAFSKGMLVLNSAGNSGDDAWFYITAPADGTEVMAVGAVNPDRTITGFSSRGPNASGQIKPDVCAQGSSAAVLDISGNLAMAGGTSFSCPILAGCAASLWGAFPEKSAQEIRQVIIESADRFNTPDNNYGYGIPNFYNAYLQLLTAYNPNTLNLQAGAVIYPIPFTDELNLSLYNEEEGERRIELFDLLGRKVYSFHIFLRAQTYELVCLDGIQSLSAGEYILRMDGQKKYAQRILKMK; from the coding sequence ATGATGAGATGGTCAACTATACTGTGCTTGTTTTTACAAGCATCGCTGGCGCTCTCTGCCCAATCTGATTTCTATTGGATAAAATTTAAGGATAAGGCATCCTCTCCTTTTCAAATCGGAAATCCAACTCAGTTCCTATCACAAAAGTCTATAGAGCGTCGTAACAAACAAGCTATTCCTATTTCCGAAAATGACTTACCGGTATCACAAGCATATATAGATAGCATTTCGCCGTTCATCCATCAGTTAGTCCACCGGTTGAAATGGTTCAATATGGTGGTGGTGAAGGTGGGGCAAAATGATTATCTGGATTCGATTCGTCAGTTTTCGTTTGTGGACAGCCTCGCACCTATTTGGTTTGTTCCCTCGCGTTCCGTGGATATGAAGGATAAGTTTGAATCGGTAGAGCCCGTTGACCAAAACAATGTGGACTCCGGTTTATATGGTATTGCTTATAATCAAATAAGGATGCTTAATGCCGATTTGCTTCATCAATTGGGCTACAGAGGCCAAGGCATCACCGTTGCCATGATGGATAATGGTTTTGTGCGAGCGGACTCTATCGCTGGTTTTGATTCCATCCGTCCACGCATTCATCAAACCTGGAATTTCGTCCGCAACCAGATGAATGTTTATACTGATGGAGGACACGGAACCAATACTTTTAGCTGTATAGCTGGAAACGTTCCCGGCCATTTTCTAGGCACTGCCCCGGACGCTGATTTCTTTCTTTATGAAACAGAAGATATAGATGATGAATGGGTGATGGAGGAATACAATTGGGCAGCGGCGGCAGAAATGGCAGATAGTTCGGGCGCAGATATTCTTTCTACTTCACTGGGATATACTACCTTCCGAAGTGGCGCCGGCGATCACACTTACGCTGACTTAACCGGTGATTATACGCTTATTACCCGTGCATCAAACATGGCTTTCAGCAAGGGCATGTTGGTATTAAACAGTGCCGGAAACAGCGGAGACGATGCTTGGTTTTATATCACAGCTCCTGCCGATGGCACAGAGGTGATGGCGGTAGGAGCTGTGAATCCGGACAGAACGATTACCGGTTTCAGCAGCCGCGGACCCAATGCCAGTGGCCAGATTAAACCAGATGTTTGTGCGCAGGGTTCCTCTGCGGCGGTCTTGGACATTTCAGGCAATCTTGCTATGGCTGGTGGAACTTCTTTTAGCTGTCCCATATTAGCGGGATGCGCTGCCAGTCTTTGGGGTGCATTTCCTGAAAAAAGCGCGCAAGAAATCCGGCAGGTGATTATAGAAAGTGCTGATCGGTTCAATACTCCCGATAATAACTATGGCTATGGGATTCCAAATTTCTACAATGCCTATCTACAGTTATTGACAGCGTATAATCCCAATACTTTAAATCTGCAGGCAGGTGCTGTGATTTATCCCATTCCATTTACCGATGAATTGAACCTGTCTTTATATAATGAAGAAGAAGGGGAACGACGGATAGAGCTATTTGATCTATTGGGTAGAAAGGTTTATTCATTCCATATATTTCTGCGTGCACAAACCTATGAACTGGTTTGCTTAGACGGCATTCAATCTTTATCCGCCGGTGAGTATATACTAAGGATGGACGGTCAGAAGAAATATGCACAGAGGATATTGAAGATGAAATAA